In the Bacillus shivajii genome, one interval contains:
- the acnA gene encoding aconitate hydratase AcnA: MSKENKTLYNSKRTFDANGKTYNYYDLKAIEEAGVGNVTKLPYSIKVLLESVLRQHDGKVIKEEHVANLAKWGTDEVKTVDVPFKPSRVILQDFTGVPAVVDLASLRKAMADFGGDPNRINPAIPVDLVVDHSVQVDDFGGANSLLRNMELEFERNEERYKFLSWAQNSFDNYRAVPPATGIVHQVNLEYLANVVQNEENENGETVAFPDSLVGTDSHTTMINGLGVLGWGVGGIEAEAGMLQQPSYFPVPEVIGVKLTGSLPEGATATDLALKVTQALREKQVVGKFVEFFGPGLSDMTLADRATISNMAPEYGATCGFFPVDDETLNYLRFTGRSEELVSLVEQYCKSNGMFYTPGGEDPTFTDVVEIDLTDIEPNLSGPKRPQDLIPLSQMKDEWRKSLTAPVGNQGFGLAPEEVDKQVEVNHPNGKTSALKTGAVTIAAITSCTNTSNPHVMIGAGLLAKKAVEKGLEVPEYVKTSLAPGSKVVTGYLEGAGLMPFLDQLGFNLVGYGCTTCIGNSGPLPEEIEKAIAENDLTVSSVLSGNRNFEGRIHPLVKANYLASPPLVVAYALAGTVDVDLKSDVIGKDKDGNNVYFKDIWPSNEEIQAAMEEAVTPELFKKEYEKVFDSNEEWNNLETTEGDLYNWDEESTYIQNPPFFENLSPEPEDVEELTSLRAVAKLGDSVTTDHISPAGSIAKDSPAGKYLMEKGLTPAQFNSYGSRRGNHEVMMRGTFANIRIKNQLAPGTEGGYTTYWPTGDVMSIYDAAMNYKEDNTGLIVLAGKDYGMGSSRDWAAKGTNLLGIKTVVAESFERIHRSNLVLMGVLPLQFKEGENADTLGLTGKEQFSVKVTNDIQPRDHVTVVAKDAETGKETTFEVLARFDSEVEIDYYRHGGILQMVLRNAMAESK; this comes from the coding sequence ATGTCAAAAGAAAACAAAACATTGTACAATTCAAAACGTACGTTTGATGCAAACGGAAAAACGTACAATTATTATGATTTAAAAGCTATTGAAGAGGCTGGAGTTGGAAACGTTACCAAGCTTCCATACTCTATTAAAGTGCTTTTAGAGTCTGTTTTACGCCAGCATGACGGAAAAGTAATTAAAGAAGAGCATGTAGCAAATCTAGCAAAATGGGGAACTGATGAAGTAAAAACTGTTGATGTTCCATTTAAGCCATCTCGCGTTATTTTACAAGACTTCACAGGGGTTCCAGCAGTCGTTGACCTAGCTTCACTTCGTAAAGCAATGGCTGATTTCGGAGGAGATCCTAACCGTATTAATCCAGCGATTCCAGTTGACCTTGTCGTTGACCATTCTGTTCAAGTTGATGATTTCGGTGGTGCAAACTCACTCCTTCGCAACATGGAATTAGAATTTGAGCGAAATGAAGAGCGTTACAAGTTTTTAAGCTGGGCACAGAACTCATTCGATAATTATCGTGCAGTACCGCCTGCAACAGGAATTGTTCACCAAGTAAACTTAGAATATTTAGCAAATGTTGTACAAAACGAAGAGAATGAAAATGGTGAAACAGTAGCGTTCCCAGATTCATTAGTTGGTACAGATTCCCATACAACAATGATCAATGGTCTTGGTGTACTTGGTTGGGGTGTAGGTGGAATTGAAGCTGAAGCAGGAATGCTACAGCAACCTTCTTACTTCCCAGTACCAGAAGTAATTGGCGTGAAGCTTACAGGTTCTTTACCTGAAGGAGCAACTGCTACTGACTTAGCACTTAAAGTGACACAAGCACTTCGTGAAAAGCAAGTTGTCGGTAAATTCGTAGAATTCTTCGGACCAGGCTTATCAGATATGACATTAGCTGACCGTGCAACAATTTCAAATATGGCGCCAGAGTATGGTGCAACATGTGGATTCTTCCCTGTTGATGATGAGACATTAAACTACTTGCGTTTCACTGGCAGAAGTGAAGAATTAGTCTCATTAGTTGAGCAGTATTGCAAATCAAACGGCATGTTCTACACGCCTGGCGGGGAAGACCCAACATTTACGGATGTTGTTGAAATTGACTTAACTGATATTGAACCTAACTTATCTGGTCCAAAGCGTCCACAAGACTTAATTCCACTTTCACAAATGAAAGATGAGTGGAGAAAATCTTTAACTGCTCCAGTTGGAAACCAAGGGTTTGGACTCGCACCAGAAGAGGTTGATAAACAAGTAGAAGTGAACCATCCAAATGGTAAGACTTCTGCATTAAAGACAGGTGCAGTAACAATTGCAGCGATTACTAGTTGTACCAATACATCTAATCCTCACGTTATGATTGGTGCTGGGCTACTTGCTAAAAAAGCGGTTGAAAAAGGCCTAGAAGTTCCTGAATACGTGAAGACAAGTTTAGCTCCTGGCTCGAAAGTAGTTACAGGATATTTAGAAGGGGCAGGTTTAATGCCTTTCCTAGATCAGTTAGGCTTTAACCTTGTTGGTTACGGATGTACGACATGTATTGGGAACAGTGGTCCACTACCAGAAGAAATTGAAAAAGCAATCGCTGAAAATGATTTAACAGTATCTTCTGTATTAAGTGGTAACCGTAACTTTGAAGGGCGTATTCACCCACTTGTAAAAGCAAACTACTTGGCTTCTCCGCCACTAGTTGTTGCTTATGCATTAGCAGGTACAGTGGACGTTGATCTGAAATCTGACGTTATTGGTAAAGATAAAGATGGTAACAATGTTTACTTTAAAGACATTTGGCCAAGTAACGAAGAGATTCAAGCAGCAATGGAAGAAGCTGTAACTCCTGAATTGTTCAAGAAAGAATACGAAAAAGTATTCGATAGTAATGAAGAATGGAATAACCTTGAAACAACTGAAGGGGACCTTTACAACTGGGATGAAGAGTCTACTTATATTCAAAACCCACCATTCTTTGAAAACTTATCACCAGAACCAGAGGATGTAGAGGAACTAACTAGTCTTCGTGCTGTAGCGAAACTAGGAGACTCTGTAACAACTGACCATATTTCTCCTGCAGGATCAATAGCAAAAGATAGTCCTGCCGGTAAGTATTTAATGGAGAAAGGATTAACTCCAGCTCAGTTTAACTCCTATGGTTCACGTCGTGGTAACCATGAAGTGATGATGCGTGGTACATTTGCAAATATCCGCATTAAAAATCAACTTGCACCAGGAACAGAAGGTGGTTACACAACTTACTGGCCAACTGGTGACGTAATGTCTATTTATGATGCAGCAATGAATTACAAAGAAGATAACACAGGCTTAATTGTACTTGCTGGAAAAGATTACGGTATGGGTAGTTCTCGTGACTGGGCAGCTAAAGGTACGAACCTTTTAGGTATTAAAACAGTTGTTGCAGAAAGTTTTGAGCGAATCCACCGTAGTAATCTAGTGTTAATGGGTGTTCTTCCACTTCAATTTAAAGAAGGTGAAAATGCTGATACATTAGGTTTAACTGGTAAAGAACAATTCAGTGTGAAAGTGACTAACGACATTCAGCCTCGTGATCACGTAACGGTTGTTGCGAAAGATGCAGAAACTGGTAAAGAAACAACATTTGAAGTGTTAGCTCGTTTCGACAGTGAAGTTGAAATTGACTACTATCGTCATGGCGGTATTCTTCAAATGGTATTACGAAATGCAATGGCCGAAAGTAAATAA
- the sspO gene encoding small acid-soluble spore protein O — MTKKKANHIRPGMNDASAQGRGVGYEEGHENDPLTAKERQFNKKTKKRQ; from the coding sequence ATGACGAAAAAGAAAGCAAATCATATTCGGCCAGGAATGAATGATGCTAGTGCTCAAGGCAGAGGGGTTGGCTATGAGGAAGGACACGAAAATGACCCTTTGACAGCTAAAGAAAGACAATTCAATAAAAAAACAAAAAAACGTCAATAA
- a CDS encoding small acid-soluble spore protein P: MTEKNTYKSQRRNSAKNARSGQPEPMSGSHKVKKHNHVGQTDGEG; encoded by the coding sequence ATGACAGAAAAAAACACATATAAAAGTCAACGAAGAAATTCAGCAAAAAATGCCCGAAGTGGTCAACCTGAACCGATGTCTGGGTCTCATAAAGTAAAGAAGCACAATCACGTGGGGCAAACAGATGGAGAAGGATAA
- the selA gene encoding L-seryl-tRNA(Sec) selenium transferase, whose amino-acid sequence MNRKQKFALIPPVHMIQKSKAYQNLIGKHELSPVLVKEWVQDIIETTRQQVMNGERTFDEFTREDFLAHILASLKERATTNNVFNLKRVLNGTGTVLHTNLGRARLSKQAIERVVETSKHYSNLEYNIEKGERGSRHAIIEGLIQKVTGAEAAMAVNNNASAVYMILRALTKGKEVVVSRGELVEIGGSFRVSTIMEESDATLVEVGTTNKTHPYDYEQSVTEKTAMFMKVHTSNFKTVGFTKDVSSKELQQIAQTCQDQSNHSIIVYEDLGSGSLYPFKHDGIGEEPVVKEAIKNGADIVSFSGDKLLGGPQAGIIAGKKELIDKLKKHPLARVLRLDKMTLAALEATIYSYLYEDNNQSAIPTKRDILQSVEQISKKVSTFLNKVEDISSSIAFVKKEVTSQVGGGTMPAVEQPSVGLQFIHDTLTVNQLDEALRQVRTPVISRVVDGEVFVDFCTIAEDEIDLLIQSVMELDERAE is encoded by the coding sequence ATGAACAGAAAGCAAAAATTTGCTTTAATACCACCGGTACATATGATACAAAAATCGAAAGCGTATCAAAACCTTATTGGTAAACACGAGCTTTCACCCGTGCTCGTTAAAGAGTGGGTTCAAGACATTATCGAAACTACTCGACAACAGGTAATGAATGGTGAACGAACATTCGATGAATTTACAAGAGAGGATTTTTTAGCACATATTTTAGCATCTCTAAAAGAAAGAGCTACAACGAACAATGTCTTTAATTTGAAAAGGGTCTTAAACGGAACCGGAACAGTTCTACATACAAATTTAGGAAGAGCTCGACTTAGTAAGCAAGCAATTGAGCGAGTTGTTGAAACATCAAAGCATTATAGTAACTTAGAGTATAACATCGAGAAGGGAGAAAGAGGTTCAAGACATGCTATTATTGAAGGCCTCATTCAAAAAGTAACTGGTGCAGAAGCAGCCATGGCTGTAAATAATAATGCTTCGGCTGTTTATATGATTTTACGTGCCTTAACAAAAGGCAAAGAAGTTGTAGTATCAAGAGGAGAACTCGTTGAAATTGGGGGATCTTTCCGAGTATCAACAATAATGGAAGAAAGTGATGCAACATTAGTTGAAGTAGGGACAACAAATAAAACCCACCCATACGATTATGAACAATCTGTCACTGAGAAAACAGCAATGTTTATGAAAGTACATACGAGTAACTTTAAAACGGTCGGCTTTACAAAGGATGTCTCCTCTAAAGAATTACAGCAAATTGCACAAACATGTCAAGATCAATCAAATCATTCGATAATCGTGTATGAAGATTTAGGTAGTGGCTCATTATATCCATTTAAACACGATGGAATTGGTGAAGAACCAGTTGTGAAAGAAGCTATAAAAAATGGCGCAGATATCGTATCTTTTAGTGGAGATAAACTTCTTGGTGGCCCTCAAGCAGGAATTATTGCTGGAAAGAAGGAACTAATTGATAAGTTAAAAAAACATCCACTTGCACGAGTACTCAGACTTGATAAGATGACATTAGCTGCATTAGAAGCTACAATTTATTCGTATTTATACGAAGACAATAACCAATCAGCCATACCAACGAAAAGAGATATATTACAATCGGTTGAACAGATTAGTAAAAAAGTGAGTACCTTTTTAAATAAGGTCGAAGATATATCATCAAGCATAGCCTTTGTGAAAAAAGAGGTAACCTCCCAAGTTGGTGGCGGGACAATGCCAGCTGTTGAACAACCTTCCGTAGGTTTACAGTTCATTCATGACACATTAACGGTTAACCAGCTTGATGAAGCACTTAGACAAGTACGAACGCCAGTAATTTCGAGAGTGGTTGATGGAGAAGTCTTTGTAGATTTTTGTACGATTGCAGAAGATGAAATTGACTTACTTATTCAAAGTGTAATGGAATTAGACGAAAGAGCAGAGTGA
- a CDS encoding Rdx family protein, whose translation MSFKLTVEFCMQUNYAPKAASFAEELFSHFRSDITLLDLVPASGGAFEVTVDGEKIYSKLETKEFPDSEEIIKQLENK comes from the coding sequence ATGAGTTTCAAATTAACTGTAGAATTTTGCATGCAGTGAAACTATGCACCAAAAGCTGCGAGTTTCGCAGAAGAGCTATTTAGTCATTTCCGTTCTGATATTACATTATTAGACTTAGTTCCAGCTTCAGGTGGAGCATTTGAAGTCACAGTTGATGGAGAAAAAATTTATTCAAAACTGGAAACAAAGGAGTTTCCCGATTCAGAAGAAATTATTAAACAGTTAGAAAACAAATAA
- the selD gene encoding selenide, water dikinase SelD: protein MNENETNIRLTEQTKKGGUGCKIGPDDLAQVLRHLPEKQKDDRLLVGHETSDDGGVYKLTDEIALIQTVDYFTPIVDDPYMFGQIAAANALSDVYAMGGKPTTVLNIVGYPIKKLPYHMLADILKGAADKVEEAGAVTVGGHSIDDIEPKFGLSVTGTVHPERVMKNVGAKPGDVLVLTKPVGVGILTQAIKKQQATESEEAAVTQAMTELNRVACESLADLEVHAVTDVTGFGLLGHAYEMANGSNVSFEFQYNNIPVLEGAIQHAQGGIMPGGTKANHKWLAEEIEYDEDLSEAEQFLLCDTITSGGLLLSMPERDAKTYLDKVNELRETQSVIVGSVKEKSTKTIYVK from the coding sequence ATGAATGAAAACGAAACAAACATAAGACTTACTGAACAAACAAAAAAAGGTGGTTGAGGATGCAAAATTGGTCCTGATGACCTGGCGCAAGTTTTGCGTCATTTACCTGAGAAACAAAAAGATGACCGACTACTCGTTGGCCACGAAACATCCGATGACGGTGGCGTTTACAAGCTAACAGATGAGATTGCACTTATTCAAACGGTCGATTACTTTACACCGATCGTTGATGATCCATATATGTTCGGTCAAATTGCAGCAGCAAACGCGTTAAGTGACGTCTATGCAATGGGTGGAAAACCAACTACAGTATTAAACATCGTCGGATACCCAATTAAAAAACTTCCGTACCATATGTTGGCCGACATTTTAAAAGGGGCTGCTGATAAAGTCGAAGAAGCAGGAGCTGTTACAGTCGGCGGACACTCGATTGATGATATTGAACCGAAATTTGGTTTAAGTGTAACAGGTACTGTCCACCCGGAGCGAGTCATGAAAAACGTTGGTGCTAAGCCTGGTGATGTTTTAGTTTTAACAAAACCGGTCGGTGTGGGGATTTTAACCCAAGCGATTAAAAAGCAACAAGCAACTGAAAGTGAAGAAGCCGCTGTGACACAAGCTATGACAGAATTAAACCGTGTGGCATGTGAAAGTTTAGCTGACTTAGAAGTACACGCTGTAACAGATGTAACTGGATTTGGGCTTTTAGGACATGCATACGAGATGGCTAATGGAAGTAACGTCTCCTTTGAATTTCAATATAACAATATTCCTGTCCTTGAAGGGGCAATCCAACATGCACAAGGTGGGATAATGCCTGGCGGTACAAAAGCAAACCATAAATGGTTGGCTGAGGAAATCGAGTATGATGAAGATTTAAGTGAAGCAGAACAGTTTCTACTTTGTGATACGATCACATCTGGTGGCCTTCTGCTCAGTATGCCAGAACGTGATGCTAAAACATATTTAGACAAAGTGAATGAATTACGTGAAACTCAATCAGTCATTGTTGGCTCTGTAAAAGAAAAGAGTACAAAAACGATTTACGTGAAGTAA
- a CDS encoding anti-sigma factor yields the protein MKWDAYMNGQCSEEEEGMVEEHLETCSECEQLLNDNLVEQEGRTKIVNNQDDPLQGLSEKKQRRMIRKAKWKNRLSNAFTVISLFIIISVVSGVLTAFYYGFGGDEGRGATATQVVQTATQMTMPNVYVGGGGMNTNFYFTLDMDYTIQKQLGRERKAIGQLEGKMFFNRLNVNRAWADGQYDVKLYFLHPENVETQPTSEQNFYREHLDETWEALDYLPEGTVSELAITFDQLYDIDEVCTILNGYDLEIPWYAIDTGYEHSGDRSPYLSANNGVWGLHEAAIFDFSRGGGSVSVRGDGDVRAGVFKTGLQFLADNESLAKQYIWRIDREVSIKERYEYVVENGVKTYGVVVTGPTKELLQLQENEQIIYATLGEVDFWNWYHTPAGGTIYN from the coding sequence ATGAAATGGGATGCCTATATGAATGGGCAGTGTTCAGAAGAAGAAGAAGGTATGGTCGAAGAGCATCTAGAAACTTGTTCTGAATGTGAACAATTACTTAATGACAACTTAGTTGAACAAGAAGGAAGGACAAAGATAGTCAACAATCAAGACGATCCGTTACAAGGTTTATCAGAAAAGAAACAGAGACGAATGATACGTAAAGCAAAGTGGAAAAATCGCCTTTCTAATGCATTCACTGTCATCAGCTTATTTATTATTATTAGTGTTGTCAGTGGTGTACTTACTGCTTTTTATTATGGATTTGGTGGTGATGAAGGAAGAGGAGCAACTGCAACTCAAGTAGTCCAAACGGCTACCCAAATGACGATGCCAAACGTATACGTTGGTGGCGGTGGAATGAATACGAACTTTTACTTCACTTTAGATATGGATTATACGATTCAAAAACAATTAGGCAGGGAACGTAAAGCAATTGGTCAACTAGAAGGTAAAATGTTTTTTAATCGCTTGAATGTGAATAGAGCCTGGGCGGATGGCCAATATGATGTCAAGCTTTACTTTCTCCACCCTGAAAATGTTGAAACCCAACCAACGAGTGAACAAAACTTTTATCGTGAACACTTAGATGAAACTTGGGAAGCACTTGATTATCTTCCTGAAGGAACGGTCTCAGAGCTAGCGATTACATTTGATCAATTATACGACATTGATGAAGTGTGCACGATTCTTAATGGGTATGACTTGGAGATTCCTTGGTATGCAATCGACACTGGCTATGAGCATTCAGGCGACAGATCCCCATATTTAAGTGCGAATAATGGCGTATGGGGATTACACGAAGCAGCAATTTTTGATTTTTCCCGAGGTGGTGGATCTGTTTCGGTAAGAGGTGATGGTGACGTTCGAGCAGGAGTATTTAAAACAGGATTACAGTTTTTAGCTGATAACGAAAGTCTTGCCAAACAATATATATGGAGAATTGATCGAGAAGTAAGTATAAAAGAAAGGTACGAATACGTAGTTGAAAATGGTGTGAAAACGTATGGTGTCGTCGTAACTGGTCCAACAAAAGAGCTATTGCAGTTACAAGAGAATGAACAAATTATTTATGCGACGTTAGGAGAAGTCGACTTTTGGAATTGGTACCATACACCAGCAGGAGGTACGATTTATAATTAA
- a CDS encoding RNA polymerase sigma factor, whose amino-acid sequence MEKGITLEEIYSVYMMDLYRYIYSLCKDQPLTEDIVQETFYRAYFHVETFEQEKVKPWLFKVAYHTFIDIVRKEKRISYYGDLEDVKKNLEVNSAEHEFMVKNRIDGWFEAVGQLPISKRKIIILRDYYHFSYHEIAEMFDISISKVKVTIFRGRKDIQKLLEDENRE is encoded by the coding sequence ATGGAAAAGGGTATTACGTTAGAAGAAATTTATTCGGTTTATATGATGGATTTATACCGATATATATATTCACTTTGTAAAGATCAACCATTAACAGAAGATATCGTTCAAGAGACCTTTTATCGAGCCTACTTTCACGTTGAAACTTTTGAGCAGGAAAAGGTGAAACCATGGTTATTTAAAGTTGCTTATCATACATTCATTGATATTGTAAGGAAAGAGAAACGAATTTCTTATTATGGTGATCTAGAGGATGTGAAAAAGAATCTTGAAGTCAATAGTGCCGAACATGAATTTATGGTGAAAAATCGTATTGATGGATGGTTTGAAGCCGTTGGTCAATTACCAATCTCAAAACGAAAGATTATTATTTTGAGAGATTACTATCATTTTTCATATCATGAAATTGCGGAAATGTTTGATATTTCTATCTCGAAAGTAAAGGTGACGATTTTTAGAGGGCGAAAAGATATTCAAAAGTTGTTAGAAGATGAAAATCGTGAGTGA
- a CDS encoding DUF1761 domain-containing protein has product MVLQIFIGIVIYMAIGMFYYSPILFGNRWVKLLNITPSHPRYGILTLVTILTSTLLAVALQLSEAETIIDGALFGLFLGVIVALAYAKDFIFGLGTHTQKPLALYFICVGYHIIVLTIIGAVMMMFS; this is encoded by the coding sequence ATGGTTCTACAAATATTCATTGGAATTGTTATATATATGGCTATTGGCATGTTTTATTATTCACCGATTTTATTTGGCAATCGGTGGGTAAAACTATTAAACATTACTCCATCTCACCCTAGATACGGCATCCTTACCTTGGTGACAATCTTAACATCTACCCTTTTAGCAGTTGCCCTTCAACTATCAGAGGCTGAAACAATCATAGATGGGGCGCTATTTGGCCTGTTTCTAGGTGTAATCGTTGCTCTTGCTTATGCGAAGGATTTTATTTTTGGACTTGGAACGCATACGCAAAAACCATTAGCTTTATATTTCATTTGCGTAGGTTACCACATTATTGTTTTAACGATCATTGGTGCAGTGATGATGATGTTTAGCTAG
- a CDS encoding glycosyltransferase family 4 protein, protein MKCENKKNVAFFTPYYKENRGNATTAKRLEALLTNAGWNINIFAYDEEEWTKEHEQLLKKAHIIHVLHFRRFAEWMKNHDIAINQPLVITSGGTDVNQDLFDKEKMKRMSTLLNKSAALTVFTEDAKQKLRKHLPSVEKVHVIPQTPYFPEGNCEYALKENGEPILFLPAGLRKVKDVLYLKEEVNTLKNTQFPHLKLLIAGSIIEEEVYKEVLNAEREYDWLHYIGEVPYECMNALYEKVDVVINTSLHEGQSGALLEAMAKQCFILARKNPGNESIVGDDENGLLFTTPEEFITKFLNAYQNEKIKSQIIKNATEFMKSNFDPNGELSAYERLYGQVLKGSRINC, encoded by the coding sequence ATGAAGTGTGAAAATAAAAAGAATGTCGCCTTTTTTACTCCATATTATAAAGAAAATAGGGGAAATGCGACGACCGCTAAAAGGCTTGAAGCGTTATTAACTAATGCTGGTTGGAACATCAATATATTTGCTTATGACGAAGAGGAATGGACGAAAGAACATGAACAATTATTAAAGAAAGCACATATCATTCACGTTTTACACTTTAGAAGGTTTGCTGAATGGATGAAAAATCATGACATTGCCATAAATCAACCTCTCGTTATTACTTCAGGTGGTACTGATGTAAACCAAGACCTATTTGATAAAGAAAAAATGAAACGAATGAGCACATTGTTAAATAAAAGCGCTGCGCTAACCGTTTTTACAGAAGATGCGAAACAAAAGCTTAGAAAACACTTACCTAGTGTAGAAAAGGTTCACGTAATACCACAAACCCCTTACTTCCCAGAAGGGAATTGTGAGTATGCTTTAAAAGAGAATGGTGAGCCAATCTTATTTCTTCCTGCAGGGTTAAGAAAAGTGAAAGATGTCTTGTACTTAAAAGAAGAAGTGAATACCCTAAAAAATACCCAATTTCCTCACCTTAAATTGTTGATTGCAGGAAGCATCATTGAAGAAGAAGTATATAAAGAAGTGCTAAATGCAGAAAGAGAGTATGATTGGTTGCACTATATCGGAGAAGTTCCGTATGAATGTATGAACGCCTTATATGAAAAGGTCGATGTCGTCATAAATACATCGCTTCATGAAGGACAATCCGGCGCTTTGCTGGAAGCGATGGCAAAACAATGCTTTATTTTAGCAAGGAAGAATCCTGGTAATGAGAGCATCGTTGGTGATGATGAGAACGGATTGTTGTTCACAACTCCAGAAGAGTTTATAACGAAATTCTTGAATGCGTATCAAAACGAAAAAATAAAATCACAAATTATCAAGAATGCTACCGAATTCATGAAAAGTAATTTTGACCCTAACGGAGAGTTATCTGCATACGAGCGATTATATGGACAGGTACTAAAGGGATCTCGTATTAATTGTTAG